The Aneurinibacillus migulanus genome contains the following window.
ATTTACGGGGCTACGCTTGGTATTATCGGAATGGGACGCATTGGAGAAAGCGTAGCACGGCGTGCAACCGGATTTGATATGAAGATTCTCTATCATAATCGGAGCCGGCGGCCAGAAGTAGAAGAGACGCTGGGTGCCGTATATTGCTCGATGGAAGATCTGCTGAAGAAGTCTGATTTTGTTGTACTTCTCGCACCCGCATCTTCTGAAACACGTCATCTCATGGGTGAAGCGGAATTTAAACAGATGAAGCCAAGTGCCGTGTTTATTAACGCTTCACGTGGCAGTAACGTAGACGAAGAGGCACTATATAATGCGCTCCGAACTGGAACGATATGGGGCGCTGGCCTCGATGTATTCGAAACCGAGCCTGTAGCATCAGACCATCCATTGCTTTCGCTTCCAAATCTGGTAGCCTTGCCGCACATCGGAAGCGCCAGTATCCATACAAGAATCAAGATGGCCGTACTCGCAGCCCAAAACCTCATCGCAGGCTTGCGAAAAGAGCCGCTTCCGTTTGAAGTAAAAACGAAGTAAGCAGTTCATTCTTAAGATAGTATGTTTATATGAAGCAGCCCGCTTTGCCAGCTATAAAAAGGACGGGCTGTTTGTTATTGCCAACTCCATTATTTAGCTAGAGTGGTATTTTGTATTATACTAGGGGAAAATACGGCAAACCAAGAGGGGGGAAATACATGCCCTATCAGACTAAGCCATATCCCGAATGGTCGTGGTCTCTATCACGCGACCAAATGTTTCATGCTTGCAAGCGTCAATATTTTTACCATTATTACGCTTCACACGGCGGATGGCTTCTGAGCGCGCCACCGGACGCACAAACGACGTACCGTCTAAAAAAACTGACCAATCTTTATCTGGTTTTGGGCGACGCGGTACATACGGCCGCGCAAAAGCTGATTACTCTGCGTGAACAAAATAGGACATATCCGACAAAAGAACAAATCGTTACATACATACGCGGCGCATTGAATACTGCCTATCAGGATTCCAAAAAAAAGGCGGAGTGGTGGGGATATCCTAAACAATATACAATGCTTCATGAAATGTATTATGGGGGAGAACTGCCACGCGAGCGCGTGGAAGCTGTAGGCAACCGTATTGCGGTATGCGCGGAACATTTATTGATGAGCGAGAGCTGGCGTGAGATTCGCGATGCAGACAACATTACGATTCTTGAAGTCGAGAAGTTAAACGACTTTATCGTTAACGATAAAAAAATTTATGTCAAACTGGATGCATTGTACCGGCGCGGCGATGGAACATACGTTATCGCTGACTGGAAGACAGGAAAAGTGGCGGAGAAAAACGAAGAACAATTGCGGCTTTACGCCTTGTATCTCCATGAATACTATGGGGTACCTCTTACTCACATCGAAGTACGGACCGAATATTTGCTGGACGGATTTTGTATGCGCAGCGTTCTGACCGAAGAAGATGTGGACATTATTCGACATAAAATTTCTGCTAGTGTGCGAAGCATGGAAAGCTATCTGGATGACACATATTATAATCGGCCGCTTCCAATAGAACGATTCGCTGGAGCAGGGGAGACAAGTGTATGTGGAATGTGCAATTTCCGCCAGGTCTGCACAGAGAAGCAATAGAGTGAAAGGAGAAGATGAAGGGTGATAGTTGGAGAACTTAAAGAGATTGTTCGCCATCCTGTGAAGTCTTTTCGTGGCGAAAGTGTCCAGAATACAACGATTGAAT
Protein-coding sequences here:
- a CDS encoding 2-hydroxyacid dehydrogenase, with translation MKQKKIVVTRNIPEEAMALLKEHGNVYVWDSVDNVIPYETLVEEIKDAAALYTIVGDRIDKNLLDHAPHLEVISTMAVGYDNIDVAEARRRGIPVGHTPGILTETTADLTFALLMATARRLVESSDYLRQGQWKSWSPMLLTGQDIYGATLGIIGMGRIGESVARRATGFDMKILYHNRSRRPEVEETLGAVYCSMEDLLKKSDFVVLLAPASSETRHLMGEAEFKQMKPSAVFINASRGSNVDEEALYNALRTGTIWGAGLDVFETEPVASDHPLLSLPNLVALPHIGSASIHTRIKMAVLAAQNLIAGLRKEPLPFEVKTK
- a CDS encoding PD-(D/E)XK nuclease family protein is translated as MPYQTKPYPEWSWSLSRDQMFHACKRQYFYHYYASHGGWLLSAPPDAQTTYRLKKLTNLYLVLGDAVHTAAQKLITLREQNRTYPTKEQIVTYIRGALNTAYQDSKKKAEWWGYPKQYTMLHEMYYGGELPRERVEAVGNRIAVCAEHLLMSESWREIRDADNITILEVEKLNDFIVNDKKIYVKLDALYRRGDGTYVIADWKTGKVAEKNEEQLRLYALYLHEYYGVPLTHIEVRTEYLLDGFCMRSVLTEEDVDIIRHKISASVRSMESYLDDTYYNRPLPIERFAGAGETSVCGMCNFRQVCTEKQ